The following proteins are co-located in the Triticum aestivum cultivar Chinese Spring chromosome 1A, IWGSC CS RefSeq v2.1, whole genome shotgun sequence genome:
- the LOC123049974 gene encoding 3-hydroxyisobutyryl-CoA hydrolase 1 isoform X1 has translation MASPATGDSDQVISLYSSVPGQVLVEANGSTRTLVLNRPKQLNALSSAMVTGLLKCFTSYEEENTVKLLIVKGKGRAFCAGGDVAEVAQSINNDTWKYGADFFHTEFLLNYIIATYSKPQVSLLTGIVMGGGAGVSIHGRFRVATGNTVFAMPETALGLFPDIGASYFLSRLPGFYGEYVGLTGARLDGAEMLACGLATHFVPLNRMPLLEESLKKVDTSDPFAICGIIDQFSQQPSVKGSSAMNRMEIINRCFSKRTVEEIISALEQEAPSVADKLVTAAIQSLRKASPTSLKISLASIREGRLQTVGECLRREYRMVCHVMRGDFSRDFFEGCRAILVDKDRNPKWMPPTLDQVHDGVVAKYFSKVDDPQWEDLNLPTRSSHGRRIVPKL, from the exons ATGGCCTCGCCGGCGACCGGCGATTCCGATCAG GTCATCTCGCTTTACTCGTCTGTGCCCGGTCAG GTACTGGTGGAAGCAAATGGCTCTACACGGACATTGGTTTTGAATAGGCCAAAGCAGTTAAATGCTCTCTCCTCTGCAATG GTTACAGGACTTCTGAAATGTTTCACTTCTTATGAGGAAGAAAACACAGTTAAACTGTTGATTGTCAAG GGGAAAGGAAGAGCATTTTGTGCTGGAGGTGATGTTGCTGAAGTCGCCCAATCTATAAATAATG ATACCTGGAAATATGGTGCTGATTTTTTCCATACTGAATTTTTGTTAAACTATATCATTGCAACTTATAGCAAACCACAG GTTTCTCTACTTACTGGAATTGTCATGGGTGGAGGTGCTGGTGTTTCTATACATGGAAGGTTTCGGGTTGCCACAGGGAACACG GTTTTTGCAATGCCAGAAACAGCACTGGGACTCTTTCCAGATATAGgggcttcttattttctttctAGACTACCTGGGTTCTATG GAGAGTATGTTGGCCTTACTGGTGCAAGATTGGATGGTGCAGAAATGCTTGCATGTGGCCTGGCAACTCATTTTGTCCCTTTGAAC AGGATGCCACTGCTTGAAGAATCACTTAAAAAGGTGGATACTTCTGATCCATTTGCTATATGTGGAATTATTGATCAATTTTCACAACAGCCATCTGTGAAAGGAAGTAGTGCTATGAATAG GATGGAAATCATCAACAGATGCTTCTCCAAAAGAACAGTCGAAGAAATCATATCCGCTCTT GAACAAGAAGCTCCAAGTGTGGCCGATAAATTGGTTACTGCTGCAATCCAGTCATTGCGGAAGGCTTCTCCTACTAGTCTGAAAATCTCTCTCGCATCG ATAAGAGAAGGGAGACTGCAAACTGTTGGTGAGTGCTTGCGCCGAGAATATAGAATGGTTTGCCATGTGATGCGCGGTGACTTCAGCAGAGATTTCTTTGAG GGATGCAGGGCGATACTTGTAGATAAAGATCGAAACCCAAAG TGGATGCCGCCAACTCTGGATCAAGTGCATGATGGGGTAGTTGCAAAATATTTCTCCAAGGTCGACGATCCACAGTGGGAAGATTTGAACCTACCAACTAGGTCTTCCCATGGAAGAAGAATTGTTCCCAAGCTCTGA
- the LOC123049974 gene encoding 3-hydroxyisobutyryl-CoA hydrolase 1 isoform X2 — MASPATGDSDQVLVEANGSTRTLVLNRPKQLNALSSAMVTGLLKCFTSYEEENTVKLLIVKGKGRAFCAGGDVAEVAQSINNDTWKYGADFFHTEFLLNYIIATYSKPQVSLLTGIVMGGGAGVSIHGRFRVATGNTVFAMPETALGLFPDIGASYFLSRLPGFYGEYVGLTGARLDGAEMLACGLATHFVPLNRMPLLEESLKKVDTSDPFAICGIIDQFSQQPSVKGSSAMNRMEIINRCFSKRTVEEIISALEQEAPSVADKLVTAAIQSLRKASPTSLKISLASIREGRLQTVGECLRREYRMVCHVMRGDFSRDFFEGCRAILVDKDRNPKWMPPTLDQVHDGVVAKYFSKVDDPQWEDLNLPTRSSHGRRIVPKL, encoded by the exons ATGGCCTCGCCGGCGACCGGCGATTCCGATCAG GTACTGGTGGAAGCAAATGGCTCTACACGGACATTGGTTTTGAATAGGCCAAAGCAGTTAAATGCTCTCTCCTCTGCAATG GTTACAGGACTTCTGAAATGTTTCACTTCTTATGAGGAAGAAAACACAGTTAAACTGTTGATTGTCAAG GGGAAAGGAAGAGCATTTTGTGCTGGAGGTGATGTTGCTGAAGTCGCCCAATCTATAAATAATG ATACCTGGAAATATGGTGCTGATTTTTTCCATACTGAATTTTTGTTAAACTATATCATTGCAACTTATAGCAAACCACAG GTTTCTCTACTTACTGGAATTGTCATGGGTGGAGGTGCTGGTGTTTCTATACATGGAAGGTTTCGGGTTGCCACAGGGAACACG GTTTTTGCAATGCCAGAAACAGCACTGGGACTCTTTCCAGATATAGgggcttcttattttctttctAGACTACCTGGGTTCTATG GAGAGTATGTTGGCCTTACTGGTGCAAGATTGGATGGTGCAGAAATGCTTGCATGTGGCCTGGCAACTCATTTTGTCCCTTTGAAC AGGATGCCACTGCTTGAAGAATCACTTAAAAAGGTGGATACTTCTGATCCATTTGCTATATGTGGAATTATTGATCAATTTTCACAACAGCCATCTGTGAAAGGAAGTAGTGCTATGAATAG GATGGAAATCATCAACAGATGCTTCTCCAAAAGAACAGTCGAAGAAATCATATCCGCTCTT GAACAAGAAGCTCCAAGTGTGGCCGATAAATTGGTTACTGCTGCAATCCAGTCATTGCGGAAGGCTTCTCCTACTAGTCTGAAAATCTCTCTCGCATCG ATAAGAGAAGGGAGACTGCAAACTGTTGGTGAGTGCTTGCGCCGAGAATATAGAATGGTTTGCCATGTGATGCGCGGTGACTTCAGCAGAGATTTCTTTGAG GGATGCAGGGCGATACTTGTAGATAAAGATCGAAACCCAAAG TGGATGCCGCCAACTCTGGATCAAGTGCATGATGGGGTAGTTGCAAAATATTTCTCCAAGGTCGACGATCCACAGTGGGAAGATTTGAACCTACCAACTAGGTCTTCCCATGGAAGAAGAATTGTTCCCAAGCTCTGA